In Aythya fuligula isolate bAytFul2 chromosome 6, bAytFul2.pri, whole genome shotgun sequence, the following are encoded in one genomic region:
- the MRAS gene encoding ras-related protein M-Ras produces the protein MATSAVPSENLPTYKLVVVGDGGVGKSALTIQFFQKIFVPDYDPTIEDSYLKHTEIDGQWAILDVLDTAGQEEFSAMREQYMRTGDGFLIVYSVTDKASFEHVDRFHQLILRVKDRESFPMILVANKVDLMHLRKITREQGREMATKHNIPYIETSAKDPPLNVDKAFHDLVRVIRQQIPEKSQKKKKKTKWRGDRATGSHKLQCAIL, from the exons ATGGCTACAAGTGCCGTTCCCAGCGAAAACCTCCCCACGTACAAGCTGGTGGTGGTTGGAGATGGTGGCGTGGGGAAGAGCGCTCTCACCATTCAATTTTTCCAGAAGATTTTTGTGCCAGACTACGACCCAACTATTGAAGACTCCTACCTGAAGCACACAGAAATAGATGGCCAGTGGGCAATCCTTGATG TTCTGGATACCGCAGGCCAAGAGGAGTTCAGTGCGATGCGGGAGCAGTACATGAGGACTGGAGATGGCTTCCTTATAGTCTACTCTGTGACAGACAAGGCCAGCTTCGAGCACGTGGACCGCTTCCACCAGCTGATCCTCAGAGTCAAAGACAG agagTCCTTTCCAATGATTTTGGTGGCGAACAAAGTTGATCTAATGCATTTACGGAAAATTACAAGAgaacagggaagagaaatggcaACAAAACATAAT ATTCCGTATATAGAAACTAGTGCCAAGGACCCACCTCTAAATGTTGACAAGGCCTTCCACGATCTCGTTAGGGTAATAAG GCAACAAATCCCGGAGAAAAgccagaagaagaagaaaaagaccaaATGGCGAGGGGACCGAGCCACAGGCTCCCACAAACTCCAGTGTGCCATTTTGTGA